The DNA sequence CCTCCCCCTCCACCACGATATAGAGGCTCTCTCCCGGCTCCCCTTGTTCGATAAATCTTTCTCCCGGTTGGAAGCGCACCTCCCGGGTGATGGGCAAAATGGTGGCGATCTCCTCTCCGGGGACCGCTTCAAAAAAGGAGACCCCTTTCAGGAAGAGGACGGTTTCAAGGGGTGAGAGGGACATTTCAAATCTCCTCGCAGGGCTGGAAAAGATGCCGCACAGGGTATCGGGTATCAGGGTTTGTTCGTCATCGAAGCCGGGAGGTTCGGCCAGGAAGGCCTCTGGATCGATACCGGCTTCCTTGTCGGTCAGGAGAATGAGTTCCAAAGCAAACCTGGCGGTTTTGCGCACCAGGGGGTGTTGATCCTGTTTGGCTTGCATCATGTTGGGGAGTAATTTGCGCAGTCGGTCTTGGCCCAGGGAGATCAGATCGGCGATGCATTTGACGGTGACACTGCGTACCCAGGGATCCTCGGCAGCGGTCAACTCTCCCAGGCGGGCCACCAGGGGCTGGGAGGTGAGGGCCAATTTTTTTTGGGCGATGGCCAAAAGCGCCAGATCCGAGGAGACGATATAGGGGATCAAAAGCTCCTTGACCGGGCGGCTGGCTACATTATCGATCAGCTCCAGGGTGTTGGCGCGACGGCGGTCGTCCCCTCCCCGAAGGGCTTCACTGACATCCTGGATGGGGAGGTCTGGATGGCGCAGGGCGAGCAAAGCCAGCAACCGGTCGTGATCCTGAATGGAGCGCATGGCGACAGCCTCAACCAGCAGGGGATCCCGGATCCCCTCCAGACGGATATCCATTTGCAGCAGGCGGCGGTTGTAGGCAATGGTCAACTCATCCACCAGCCGTTTTTCCAGATGGCTGGCCTCCAGAGGCAGGCGGTAGCCGCTGCGGTGGAGATTGAAGAGCGCCTGATAGATGTTGGAACGGATCAGATTGTGGGGTTCATCCAGGCGGGAGACCAATATCTCCAAAGCCCGGGGGGAGGCGTTCAACTCCAACACCCGGGGTAGCTCCGCCCGTATGGCCAGGGGGAGCTTGCTGTCTGCCAACATGTGCGCCACCCGACCGATATCCCGGCACACCGAACCCACCACCGCCTGGGTGGCGAGGCTGCGGGTGACCGGTTGAAAGAGGAGGGGCAGGAGGGGTTCGATAAAGAGGGGAGAGGCGATTTTGGCAGCAGCCCGGATCGCTTCCAGGCGTACTTTGGGGTCGGGATCGGCCAGGAGTTCAGTGAGGGCATCGGCAATGGATTCCACCCCCAGCTCTCCCAGGATCCAAGCGCCGATCCGGCGCTCCTGGGCAGCCTCGTTTTCCAGCATGCCTTTGAGTTCATTGCCCGCTTTGAGCAATCCCCCAAGCCCCCCATATTGAATCATGCAGAGCACGGCTGTTCCCCGGATGCGGGGTGGGGCCTCTTTGAGAAAGGGTTCCAGCTCGTGAAGTCCCCCTTCCAGGCGGATTCGGGCCAGAGCGGTGATGGCGGCTCCACGCTCTGTCTCGTGGGGGGCTGAGAGATGTTCCCGGATGAGTTCCAGATGTGCCTCAGCCTGGCGTTCACCCAGATAGCGCAGGGCCTCCACGCGAATATCGATATTGGCATGTCGGGTGAGGGGGGCTACTTCGTGGCTCCAATCGGTCTGCTCCACCTCTCTCACCAGGGTGAGGGCGTGGAGCACCCGCATGTGGTTTTTTTCCTGGAGGGCCTGGCGCAACACCCGGGCGCTGGTATCGTCGTTGAGATCCACCACCTCATCCATCAGCGCCATGCGCCGCATGACGATGCTGTCGGAGAGGGTTTGCACATACATCCGGGAGGCGCGAAAAAGGAGCGTAAACCAGTAGAGGACAAAACCCAGGAGTGGCACGGACCAGAGCACCAGAGAGAGATCCTGCCACTGGCTGGCGAGAAAAAAGACGATCCCCAACCCGAGGATGACCGGGGGTTTGATAAAACCATCCAACACTGCTTTTACCTTGGAGCGCACCCGCTGGGGGATGGGTAGAAAAAGCATGTTGAAGGCGGAATCGTTGATGGTGTACTGAAAAACATGGATGGCCACCCGGGAGACAGTCACCGCCCAGAGCGCTCCCCCAGTCGCCAAAATCGCCATCCCGCCCAGGCCGATGAACAAGGGGAGCAAAGAGAGTGCGGCCATCACGCCAAAACGCTCCATGAACCGCCCGGCCAGAAAAAACTGCATGAACGCCGCCAGGATCCCGGAGCCCAGGCTGAGCTGCGCCAGAAAGATGACCATCCCCTGGCTGTCATCCAGATAATGTTCCTTCAGGGCCAGGTCCATCTGATATTCGGTGATATAGCTGGTGATGGCGATCACCACCACCAGAATGCCCATCACCATGACCAGAGGCTCCTGGCGGATTTCCGCCAGATCTTGGGATAGATCCTGGACCAGACCGTTTTTTTTCTCCTGGGTGGGGTTGGGCGGGGGATGGGCGATTTCCGGGGGATCCCAGTAGCGGCGGGAGAGGTGTCCTACCGAGAGTGCCGTTATCAGAAGGCTGCCAACGATAAAAAAGATCAGATCCTTGGTGGCCAGCTCCCGGGCCATGGTACCAATCACCCCCCCATAGAGAATGGAGGAGATGGCGCTGCCTCCGGCGATGATGCCAAAAAGACGTTTGGCCTCCCGGGTGTTGAACAGCTCTCCGGCAAAAGTCCAAAACTGGATGATGCCGATGGCTCCGATGGTGTCGAAAAAGACCGTCATGAGCAGCAAAAACCACATCTGATTCTGAAGGTCGGTTTCCAATAAAAAACGAAATCCCAGGGCGGCCAGTTGAATGACCAGAAAGGAGCCCAGAATGACCCGGGGCAGGGGAAAACGTCGGGTGAGACGGCTGTGGAGGGCCACTGCCACGACGATGGCGATGGAGGGAAGAATAAACTTGAAGGGGATCGCTTCCTTGGGCAGGGCGCTCAAATAAAAGGAGCGGGTGATCATCTGGCCGGTGATCATCACCCCACCGATCAAGGCGATGGAGTAGGCCAACATAAACCCGACCCGCTCCCCTTCACCGGGATTGATTCGGAAAAGAACCCGGAGCAGATCCGACCACAGACGCCGTTTTTGGGTCTCGTGTCGGGATTGGCCCAGGGGAGTTGGGTTGGACATGGTTTTTCCACGGGGTGGAAAGTGATGGGGAGGCCATCGGATCGTTGGTTCGGCGCCCCCCGTGCCTGGTGTGATCATTTGCCAGGGATTTTGTCTTAATTTTTGTCAGCCTGATGGAAATATAGCGGAAATCCTTTGGCTGAGCCATGCCGATGGCAGCGATACCCGTACACTTGGATCAGGGTTTTCAGTCCGCGATATTTCAGTATAAAAAATCCCTGAAAATGGTCAGAGGTCGTTGGCGTGTGGGGGGGTGGATTGGATTACACCTGTGCTATAGTTGATCGGTTTTGTTTATACCGATTGTCTGGCAGGGAATCGGTCGCTGGGAAAAGTCAAAAAAACCCTTAACCAAAGAGCCGTTGAAATGGTCTATTTGGAAAATATCGTCTCAGGTACCCCAGACCAGCCCATTGAAATCGCCCAGGGTATCTGGTGGGTGGGTTATTATCAGCCGGACGATCCCTTTCAATGCCATGTTTATCTGATCGAAAACGGGGATCAATCGGTGCTGATCGATCCCGGCTCCCGGCTCACCTTTGGCCACACTCTACAAAAAATCGAAAAG is a window from the Magnetococcales bacterium genome containing:
- a CDS encoding HEAT repeat domain-containing protein; its protein translation is MSNPTPLGQSRHETQKRRLWSDLLRVLFRINPGEGERVGFMLAYSIALIGGVMITGQMITRSFYLSALPKEAIPFKFILPSIAIVVAVALHSRLTRRFPLPRVILGSFLVIQLAALGFRFLLETDLQNQMWFLLLMTVFFDTIGAIGIIQFWTFAGELFNTREAKRLFGIIAGGSAISSILYGGVIGTMARELATKDLIFFIVGSLLITALSVGHLSRRYWDPPEIAHPPPNPTQEKKNGLVQDLSQDLAEIRQEPLVMVMGILVVVIAITSYITEYQMDLALKEHYLDDSQGMVIFLAQLSLGSGILAAFMQFFLAGRFMERFGVMAALSLLPLFIGLGGMAILATGGALWAVTVSRVAIHVFQYTINDSAFNMLFLPIPQRVRSKVKAVLDGFIKPPVILGLGIVFFLASQWQDLSLVLWSVPLLGFVLYWFTLLFRASRMYVQTLSDSIVMRRMALMDEVVDLNDDTSARVLRQALQEKNHMRVLHALTLVREVEQTDWSHEVAPLTRHANIDIRVEALRYLGERQAEAHLELIREHLSAPHETERGAAITALARIRLEGGLHELEPFLKEAPPRIRGTAVLCMIQYGGLGGLLKAGNELKGMLENEAAQERRIGAWILGELGVESIADALTELLADPDPKVRLEAIRAAAKIASPLFIEPLLPLLFQPVTRSLATQAVVGSVCRDIGRVAHMLADSKLPLAIRAELPRVLELNASPRALEILVSRLDEPHNLIRSNIYQALFNLHRSGYRLPLEASHLEKRLVDELTIAYNRRLLQMDIRLEGIRDPLLVEAVAMRSIQDHDRLLALLALRHPDLPIQDVSEALRGGDDRRRANTLELIDNVASRPVKELLIPYIVSSDLALLAIAQKKLALTSQPLVARLGELTAAEDPWVRSVTVKCIADLISLGQDRLRKLLPNMMQAKQDQHPLVRKTARFALELILLTDKEAGIDPEAFLAEPPGFDDEQTLIPDTLCGIFSSPARRFEMSLSPLETVLFLKGVSFFEAVPGEEIATILPITREVRFQPGERFIEQGEPGESLYIVVEGEVDILVDEKRQPDRITRKGIIGELAILSGSPRAATCQAVDKVVALMIRKADFWELLRERPEVSIGVIKNLLKYQGEEISQNQNEAEFARNVA